The window GCGCTCTGGAGAACATTAAAGAAGACAGCATAGGGTGAGACAAAGCAACCAGGAAGGTTTTATGCAAACATCTGCCTAATCTTTTCCTCCCTTTAAGACTGCTCAAGCCACACTCAAGCCTGGACAACAGGTATAGCAGCTGCACTGCAGGAACTGGGAGCTCTCCAGAGGTAACCCCAAGGGTAGAACTTGGAGGCTCAGgagcctccagcacagcagtCAGGAGAAATTAAAGAACTGTATCACTTCTGTTGCTCACACAGTCCAAAGCAAGAGTTCTGCTTTAGATGCTGCTGGAGTGACCATGAGAGCTGATTCAGGTCACTAAGCTGCAGCTATTTTTACAGGAGtccattttttcctccagctAATTACCAAAACACTGAAAGTAGGCTGACTTTTAAAAGACTTGCTTCTCCCAGATCACACCCtacctgttaaaaaaaaaaaaaaaaaaaaaaaaagcaagaagaagATTTTGCAGTGACAGGCAGTGCCCTGCACATGAAAGTAAGGTATGTTTTCCCCTTATTGTTGGTCCTCAAGCCAAGAGGGAATACTTAACAGACTGTCATGTACTCATCCCCAAAACAAGAGACTCCATGCAGTTCTGAACCAAGCCCTCAGGACACAGGGCAATTTATGAACAGAGTGGAAGCATTTCTCAGGAAGGCAGGATAAGCAAGGAGCTAAGGTTTGGGATCCACCACCACAACTAATCTCTGCAAAGTGCTCCTATGGATCTTGCAGACCAAAGGATCTGAATCTGAGATCTAGCCAAGCTCTTTGCCTCCTTCTACCCTAGCTTAGTGCAGAGAGAGTAATAAGATGTCAGGACCTGACTCCAGTCTGCCCTGGACCCttatccctgctcctgcaggttCCCTGAGCTGCAGTAACAGCAGGCTGCCCATTGTGGGAGGTGGCTGGTACCTCATTGTTGGTGGCATGCTTCTCACACGCCGTGACGCACAGCTCCATGGTCTCCACGCGCATCTCCTCCGGCATGTCCGAGTGCTGGAAAGGGCAAACGGACAAGACAactaagcagaaaaataagagCTGGACACAAGACAACAGTAAGTTGCTCTAACTTCTGTATTGGCTCCATCAGCAGCTTAGACACAGTAAATATGAAAAGGGCTTATTGCATTAAAAGTGAACCATTGCTCCAGCCAATGAGGAATTCTCTGCCTACATGAAAACCAGCACTGTGTAAGCACAGCTTAAAGGAGGAGATCAAGACATTTCCCAGCTTTTCTGCTATAAGATAAAGGGAAAGCACACAAACACTGTTTCAACCTCAGTCTTTAATTATTGCTATATGAGTAACAAAGAAATCAAAGTTACACAgccttttcttctgctgctgctaacTGGCTGGCTAGCAAGATCTTTTGCTCTAGCTTCTCTAGGACAAAAAAAGCAAGCTGCACCTAAAACACAGGAGAGGGCTCCAAAGGCAGCGTGCTCTCAATCTGTTTGATGGATCACTTTGCCCCATGCTTCCTCTGGCTAACATGGGGACACTGGACCTATTAGATTTCCCCAGGAGAGGTCaagaacagggagaaaaagcagcagtgacAACCAGGATCTCTCCATAGGACCAGCAGTACACATGTTCTCCCAGCAGCTACTCAGCAGGAGAAGCACAGTAAGAATGAAGGCAGATTTTCGTATCTCTGACACTGGTAAATGTGCAATCCATCCCCCTCCTTACCCTAATCAGAGGAAAACTGTGAAGCCTTTTATAATCAGCCTcgtcctttttttcctcctcagttTCTTCCATGGTCCCTCCACAGAGACTCCAGGAAAGGGTGCAGGGGCTACCTGGAGTTCAGCAAGTGCTGTGGCACGGCCAGCTGAGAGGAACAGGGCTCTGTGTTCCTCTCTTCAGCAGGAGGAGTCGCTTCTTGGCCTAGAGGACACTGcttcaaaaaaacaaacacaggcaAGAGACAGATGGCTTTTGGTTAAAACAAAAGGCAAATGAAACCGTTATGAGAATATCATGCTATCTCGCTCACTTGCCATTTCCTCAACAGCACCTTCACACCCCTTAGCTCACACGCTGACTTAGCTCATAGACCATTAATGCAAACAAATTATtaaaccatttatttttccagaagcGAGGAGCACAGCGTTTCCTAGAAGCACCAGTGGAGCTTGGGGGAAGAGCTGAGCCAAGGTACAGCTTCCAAGAGAGGACAAGAGAACAATATATCAGCCACTACTACTCCTAATTAATTCCAAAAGGATTTTCCCAGGACACTATTATCTGCAATAGTTTCAAACTGTACATTACAAGAGAAGGGTAGGAGTATTTTAGACACACAACCTCCGTACTTGTCTGGACGGAAATGTTTAACAGGAACATTTTGGTCTCGTTTGTGCGCTTGCTCCTCAGATGCCCGAGCATTTGTCAGCTGGGGAGAGCCATATGGGAAAATTCTGGACGTGCCTCATGGCCTCATTACCAGCCTGCCTCTACTCGGGCAGCGCAGAGGCACAGCACTGAGAGATTCAGAGCACTTCACCGCGCTCCTCCCTCTGATTCTTTCACCCACAACAAAGCATCTTCCTCTCCTACCCAGGGGGAGCAAGGGTGAGCCcatattaaaaggaaaaagaaaccaacacGGTGTCAGGCGACACAAGAACCATTTATGCCACATACATAGAGCTGTTGGCTAAAGCACCGAGCCAGACCACCAACCCTCACATGATGGCCGTGGGAGCCGCAGGTGCCACAAACCACGACCTCCGCAGGACAGAACCCCAACCTGGCTGGCGCCACCCCCGGGAGCCACTTCAATACCCACCCCCAGCCCGGAGCATGCCCGCGGCCACAGCCCAAGGGTGTGAGGCAACGGAACGTGGCCCGAGCGGACCACACAGCCGAAGGGGCCCCGCCACACCGATCCGCCGCCCTCGTCCCCGCGGAGGAAGAGCTCGGCCAGCGGCGCTGAGCGGGACCGCGGAGCCCCGGGCGCGGCCTCACCTGCGCGACCGCCGCGGCCCAGCGCCGTTGCTAAGGAAGAGCCGCTCTTGTCATAGCAACGGGGGCGGGAAGTCCCGCCCCCCTCCGCGCCCATTGGACGGGGCGCGCCGCCCGGCGCGGCTGATTGGCTGCCTCGCTGCCGGCCGCCGCGCGGGGCCTTGGGGCGCAGGCGGCAGTGGGGTGGCTACGGAGCgcctgtgctgtgccagcccctccGACCCCCAACCTGGCGTCCGGCAACTTAATGTATATTTTTCTGACTTAAAACCTCTTAGGGACCTAGTTCTAGTTCTAggcttttttggtttgttttggggtgtttttcttgtggggtttttttgtgggttttttttttttttttcttttgagcgACAAGGATAAATATAAGAACAAAGAGCGTTTTGGAgcaattttgtttatttgtttggtttttttaatcactgaaTCAGGTTAGGAAGGGCTTCTGAGGTCGTGGTCCAACCCATGGCCgaacaccaccatgtcaaccagaccatggcaatggccagtctttccttaaacacctcccGGGACAGTGACTGCATCACCTCCATGGGCAGCCCACTCCAGTGTCTAATCACTTTCTGtcaaaaaattcctttaatgtccagcctgaacctccccgatgcagcttaagactgtcctcttgtcctgtctggttgctggggagagcaggctgacccccacctggctgcagcctcctttcagggaatGGGAGAGTGATCAGGTCACTGCtgagcctcctcctctccaggctgaacagtcccagctccctcagctgctcctcacaggatttgtgctgcagacccttcaccagttccattgcccttctctggacatgccccagcacctcaatgtccttcctgaactggGGATTCCAGAACTGGACACGGTTCTCGTTGTGTGGGAGAGGCAACAGCTCGTGTTTGCATGTCGACAGCAGtgtaaagaaggagaaagtgATGCTGTGGGGATGAATCATGACTTTGCAAACAGCTCCTATAGCACCAGCCTCCAACCCCACTGaaacccccccctcccccgccctcCATAGCTTTATGCTTGTAATGTCTGCTTGTGTTGAGGTTTTCCTTGCCTCTGGGCTTGCTGCAAAACCTCTGGTATTTCTGCACCCTGCTAGCCAAACACCGATTGCCTCTAAACCAGAACTTTAACAGTTTTCAGGGAGGTCTAGCATTGCATTCATCTGAAATTAATGCAGATGGAGAAGCAGCAAGCTCCAGGATAATACCAAGGGAAAGACTTCTGtgcacagtcccagctgctGGGTGTGATGCCTGGTTTTCCACCAGTGGCCATCCTTCTTCTGCAGAGTGGCTCATGGGTCTGATTTTTCATGTGGTCCTTCTGGCTGGTGTGTGTTTGAAACGTTCTTGCTGCTCGCCGCCTGCTGAAAGAAGAATTTGCTTTCCAGCTGTTCgagaaggaaaagagggggGGAGGAACAGTCTGGGCActctcctgcccctgccagCTCAGGAGTCCTCTTCCCTCACTGTAGCACCAAGCTCTGCCCTGTGATCATGGGGAGAACGCCTTGTTACCTCTTTCACAGGTTCAACACTGAATCTGACCTCCTGGCTGTTCTTTGCCTGGCAGAGCAGTGCTAGAGGCAGGGAAGCTGCCTTAGGGGTTGGAAAGACAAAGCTGCAGTGATcattcatctttt is drawn from Poecile atricapillus isolate bPoeAtr1 chromosome W, bPoeAtr1.hap1, whole genome shotgun sequence and contains these coding sequences:
- the LOC131592366 gene encoding dynein axonemal light chain 4 → MEETEEEKKDEADYKRLHSFPLIRHSDMPEEMRVETMELCVTACEKHATNNESAAKMIKETMDKRFGSSWHVVIGEGFGFEITHEVKNLLYMFFGGSLAVCVWKCS